A segment of the Candidatus Binatia bacterium genome:
GGTGGTTTGGGGAAATCTTCTCTCTGCGCATGCTTTCTCTCCTCTGCTTCGTTGACTTCTCAGAGTGGAGAACGGCGGTGGACGTGGCGTTGAGTAAAAGTGGAGATCTAATGAAATCGGGATTTTTTTCGGTAACTTTCCGCTCCGCTCGGAGGTAACGAGGGGTTACCGCCCCGCAGTTACAGAAGATGTGTTATTGCGAATACATAGTAAAAACAGGCTGTTCTGATCTGGCATGATCTCTGCAATTGAGTTCCTGCATCAACAACAGGCCACGGAAACCTTCTGGTGGTCCACAATGCGGGGAAAGAACAATGAATCGGAAAATCATGCAAAAATTGTCGGGCGCCGGACTGATGGGCGCCATCCTGGTGGGTTCTCTGGCGGGCGCGAGTCCCGCGGCCGAATTCCGCGGGGGGTTGTCACAAGCAGCGGCGCTCGGCGCCGAGTCAGCGGGAAGCCTCGCGACACCCGAGATGGCAATCGCCGCGAATACGGCCGATGCCGCAGGCCCGATCCAAACACCCTTCGGGGATCGGTAGCCGCTACCGGTCGAGGAGCTTCGTGAACCGACTCTGGTGCTCAGTCGTGAGGCCCTCGCGGCGCGCGAGGCCGATGATGTCGCCAATCTTGAGGAAGTGGACAATCGGGATGGTACCTGGTCGTTTGCCCTGCCACGGAACTTCGATACCGGGATGGCTGTGGCGGGCGAGATGGTGACGTGGCGCTATATCGGCCAGGCACGCTATGCGAATACACCGAAACCGGTGCGGGGTCCGCAGCGCTTTGTGGTCCAGGAGCCGAAGTTCCGAACGCCTGCCGAAAAGCTCGCCGCAGGTCGCCGGATCGATTCTCAGGGCAGGATCTGGCAGCCGATTGCCGTGGACGCTCCGTACTGGGCGGCGATGCGCCTTCCGGGTGAAGACGAGCTGGAGCGGGACAGTCTGCCGGACAGCGCACCTGAGAACGAGCCGCTTGGCGACGAGTATCCCGTCGGATCCGTGGTGGAATGGTACCCCAGCAGTTGGACGAAGGATACTTGCACGGACCCGAATGGCAACACCAGCAAGACGTGGGTCTGGGAAGACGAGGACCGCACCGAGAAAACGGGAACCCTCACGGACCGTCAGGACACGACGGTCAAGGTGTGGAACTTCTCGTCGACCGTCGATACGATCTGCACGGGTACGATTCTGACCGACGATTCGATTCTGACATCGGCTCATTGCGTGAGTGATGACGATAACGACCCCATCGCGAATCGCGACATATCTGTTTGCCGCTATGATGGATACGACTGGAGCAGCGATTGTCGCAATGTCGCGGACATCGATTTCACCAGCGGGTACCGGGGAGGATCCGGTGACGGCGGCGGAAATGATTTCAACGATGATTGGGCGATCCTGGAGCTCAGGGGGTCGTGGAGCGGCACAGTAAACGACATGCAGCTCTCGCAGGCGGGCAACAGCACCTTGCGCGACCTCGATCGAGTTCACAATCTGGGCTTCCCGGGCTTCCTTGAGGGCTGCGAACTCGCGGGCGGCATTGAACTCTACCATGTCGTCGAACGCGAGGAGATCGCCTCGGTCTATCGCAAGTCCCTGCGGCTGAAGATCGATTCGGCGGGGGGCCATTCGGGTGGCCCGTTCTACTACTGCCCGGCGGATGACAACAACCGGTGCGCCTCGGGTGAAAAGGGCTATGTCATCGGGGTGAATGCGGGCTGGAACGGGACCCGGGTGATTGGTCCCAAGGCCGCGAATTTCCGGGACGAAGCGATTGCGTTCATCACGGATTAGCGCCTGATATTCGCCCTCCGGAATCAACGTGAGTCGGGGGGGCGGGCCACGGATCCTTCAACCGGAAGCCTTCCCGGCCCTCTCGCATCGGCGAGAGGGCCGGTGTTGTTGGGGGTGGCAGTCCTTTCGCACGGCATCTGCGCTATTTCGGCGCTCAGATCGACGGTTCGGGGCGTTGGTGGGTGATTTGACCTGCGCAAGTGTGATTCACTAGCCTCTGGTGTGGGGGGACTGGTCGCCGGGCCGGGAATTGGCTCTGGCGGGAACCGGGTCGATGATCGGTTTTGGCAGTCTCCGGAAGGAGTCGAGTTTATGATGGGAATCGTCGGGAATCGAATCGCCGGGATCGTGTTTGCAGGTCTGGTTGGACTGATGGGGACTTCCAACGTCCACGCCAGTGTGGGCAACCTCGAGATTCCCGCTCAGGGTTCGGTGCAAAGTGGCGTGGGCCTTGTCTCAGGCTGGAAATGTACGTCCAACGGTCTGACCGCCCGCTTTGATGGCGGAGAACAT
Coding sequences within it:
- a CDS encoding trypsin-like peptidase domain-containing protein, coding for MLSREALAAREADDVANLEEVDNRDGTWSFALPRNFDTGMAVAGEMVTWRYIGQARYANTPKPVRGPQRFVVQEPKFRTPAEKLAAGRRIDSQGRIWQPIAVDAPYWAAMRLPGEDELERDSLPDSAPENEPLGDEYPVGSVVEWYPSSWTKDTCTDPNGNTSKTWVWEDEDRTEKTGTLTDRQDTTVKVWNFSSTVDTICTGTILTDDSILTSAHCVSDDDNDPIANRDISVCRYDGYDWSSDCRNVADIDFTSGYRGGSGDGGGNDFNDDWAILELRGSWSGTVNDMQLSQAGNSTLRDLDRVHNLGFPGFLEGCELAGGIELYHVVEREEIASVYRKSLRLKIDSAGGHSGGPFYYCPADDNNRCASGEKGYVIGVNAGWNGTRVIGPKAANFRDEAIAFITD